The Oscillatoria sp. FACHB-1407 nucleotide sequence AGCAACAGAATGGCATTGTGGCGCAGATGAAGCAAAACATGACGAAGCTGGAAGGCAAACTGGCAGAGGCAAAAACCAAAAAAGATATGTACATTGCCCGTGCTCGTTCGGCGAAAGCCTCTGAAAAGCTGAACGAAATGATGGGGCGCGTCGGCACCAGTGGCGCAATGGCAGCTTTTGAACGGATGGAAGAAAAGGTGTTGCAACTGGAAGCCCGCTCAGAGGCGATCGCTGAACTCAGCGCAGACACGGTGGAACAGAAGTTTGCTGCCCTGGAAAGCGGTGGTGATGTCGAGGCTGAATTGGCAGCGATGAAAGCACAACTGTCTGGCAGTTCGGCTCAAGGTAGTCTGCCTGCTGGTCGTCCTGCCAAATCCAATCCTGGCGTTGACGCTGAACTGGAGCAACTCCGCGCTCAACTGGAAGAGAAATAGTTTTCCAGTAGCCTAAATTTAACCCGAGTTCGGGATCAGGATCTTAGCAGTTAAAACCGCAGCTATAGCTATATTCACACTGTGTAGGACAAGGAGCTTAAGCCCCTTGTTCATATGGGTCTTGAATTGTCCTAACAATACGTGAATTCGGGATAAGGATTTCGGCGGTTAAAACCGCCGCTATCGGAGCAAAACCGACTTGCGTCAGTTCGTCAAACCTTGATTTTCCGTAGTCCGCATCGGCGGACTACGCTCTAGTAGCCGCGAATTCATTCGCTGGGTTCTTAAACTGCAACCTCATACTTTTCAAAGGGGCGCAACCCACGACCCGTATCAAAAATATGCGTGTCTGACAAACCAATGCCGTAATGCCAGAACGGATCCAGCGGATTTTGCCAGTTGAGTAGCCGCCCGTAGCGTCTACTGGATGGATCAGTAAGGCGATCGATCGCTTTTAGAGACTGCTCAATTTGATTGAGAGATAACGGCATATAGACCTTGCAGTTGCCATTAAACAGTTCTGTTTAAACGGCTTGCTTCTCCCGGAAGTTGACCAGTTCTCCAGGTTTTACAACACCGTGTTCCGTGATGATGCCTGTAATCAACTCCGCTGGGGTAACATCAAATGCCGGATTGTAAAACTCCACCTCTGGCGGGCAGATGCGGGTATCGCCAATCTGATAAACCTCAACCGGATCGCGTTCCTCAATGGGAATCTGACTACCGTCGCTTAAGTTAAAATCGATCGTTGATAAAGGAGCCGCGACAAAGAACGGAACGTTGTGTGCCTTGGCGACGAGTGCGAGGCTATAAGTACCGATCTTGTTCGCCGTATCGCCATTAGCCGCAATGCGATCGGCTCCGACCACAACCACATCCACCATCTTGCGCTGCATACAGTGGGCTGCCATGCTGTCTGTTAGCAGGGTAACGGGAATGCCCTCCTGCACACACTCCCATGCCGTGAGCTTTGCTCCCTGTAAGCGAGGACGGGTTTCATCGGCATAGACTCGTTCTAGCCGACCCTCCCGCCATGCCGATCGCACCACTCCCAACGCCGTGCCATAGCCTGCTGTAGCCAATGCTCCTGCATTACAGTGGGTCAAGATTCGCAATTGCTGTGGTTCCGGAGGTAACGCCAGCAAACCGTGATCACCGATCGCCTGACAGGTTTGCAAATCTTCGGTGTTAATCAGTTGTGCCGTCTTCAGCAGCACTTCCTGCAAATATTCCACAGGGCCAATGGTTTGCTTGGCTGTCCGCACCATCCGGTCGATCGCCCAGAACAAATTGACCGCCGTTGGACGAGTTGCCTTGAGCCGCTTGGCAACCGCTTCTAGCTCTACCAAAAACTGGTCGCGATCGCGTGTCTCAATCTCCCGTGCCCCCAAATACATCCCATAGGCAGCAGCAACTCCGATCGCCGGTGCTCCCCGAACGATCATTGTCTTAATTGCCTCTGCCATATCATCAGAGCGACTAATTTGAACAAGGTCATACTCTTCTGGCAGGCGAGTCTGATCAATCAGCAAGACGTGATCTTCGTACCAAACAACGGGGTAGACCTGGTTTGTAAAAGTCATAGGTCAGCGGGAATGAGTGACGATGCTTCTGTTATAGCTGAGATCCCTGGCAATGCCAGTTGGCAACACAACTTAACATGGGGTTGAATATACCATTCAACCTGCATTTATGCTTGCTTGGAATCTCCGGCTTCTGAAGAAGCCGGAGATTTGGTATGACTACTAGTACAGCAAACTGAAAGTTTTGATGGGGGTGAAGGGGTTCTACCCCTTCTTGGGGGCGAAGCCCCCAAACCCCCCTTATGTTGCAAAACTTGTGTTTGCAACACTAGTCACTTACAGCGACTGCTTGAGGTTGGGGGTTAAATTGCTTCAGCAATCGCTCTGCAATTTGAGGACCCGTTAACCCCAATGCCTTCATTGATTCATCCGGCTTAGCATGATCCACGAGAATGTCAGGCACACCAATCCGAGTGACGGAGGCTGCAATGCCAGCATCAAGAATTGCCTCAGCGACTCCAGAGCCAAAGCCACCCATGACACAGCCTTCTTCTAGCGTGACCACCCGTCCGATTTGTCGAGCGAGAGGCAAGATCAGTTCGGTGTCGAGGGGTTTGGCAAAACGGGCATTAATCACGGTTGCCTCAATGCCATGTTCGCTGAGAATTTCAGCGGCTTGCATCGCAGGATGAACCATTGTGCCATAGCCCATCATCAGCAGGTCATCGCCTTGCCGTAAAATCTCTGCCTTCCCAATGGGCAACGGTTCCCAACCTTCCTCCATGAGGGGAACGCCTTGACCGTTGCCGCGTGGGTAACGGAGGGCGATCGCCCCATCGGTGTAATTGATACCCGTGACGATCATGCGTTGGAGTTCTGCTTCGTCTTTAGGAGCCATCAACACCATGTTGGGGATGCACCGCAGATAGGCAATGTCATACATGCCTTGATGGGTGGGACCGTCGGCTCCAACAATACCCGCGCGATCGAGGCAGAAGAACACGGGCAACTTTTGAATGCAGACATCGTGAATAATCTGGTCGTACGCCCGTTGCAGGAAGGTGGAATAAATTGCCACGACCGGACGCATCCCTTCACACGCTAAACCTGCTGCCAACGTCACAGCATGTTGCTCGGCAATGCCCACATCAATATATTGCTTGGGCAATTTGGCTTGCAATTTATCCAGCCCTGTTCCCGTTGCCATCGCAGCGGTAATGCCGACAATTTTGGGATTGTTTTCTGCCAATTTGACCAGCGTATGGGCAAACACTTTAGCGTAATCGGGTGGCTTGGGCTTGCTGGCTGGAATTGCCTTGCCAGTAGCTAAGTTAAAGGGTGATTGAGCATGATAGCCGACCTGATCTTGTTCAGCGATCGCATATCCCTTACCTTTCGTGGTCGCCACATGGACCAACACCGGACCGTGATGCTGGTGTGCCTGCTGGAAGGTGGCAATCAGTTCCTCCAGATTGTGACCATCAACGGGACCCATGTAGGTAAAGCCCAATTCCTCGAACACAGCCCCGACTTTGGGAACCGCCAACCGCTTCATCCCTTCTTTGATCCGGCTCAATTCGGGGGACAGGGAATCACCCACAAACGGCAGGTGCTTAAACTGCTCCTCTAGATTGTCGGTGAGGAACTGCATTGGGGGACTCAGCCGCATTTTGTTGAGATAGCGAGGAATCGCTCCAACGTTGGGAGAGATAGACATCTCGTTATCGTTCAAAACGACCAGCAAATTAGTCTTTGGCAAATGTCCAGCATGGTTGATGGCCTCCAGAGCCATACCCCCCGTTAGAGCACCATCGCCAATCACAGCAACCACTTTGAAGCGATCGCCCTGTAAATCGCGTGCCAGTGCCATGCCCAATGCCGCAGAGATGCTAGTGGAGGCGTGCCCTGCTCCGAAGTGGTCAAACTTGCTTTCGCATCGCTTGAGATATCCGGCAACACCATCTTTTTGGCGCAGTGTATGAAATTGGTTGTATCGTCCAGTAATGAGCTTGTGAGGATACGCCTGATGCCCCACATCCCAAATCACTTTGTCACGATCTAAATCAAGTGTTTGATACAATCCCAACGTGAGTTCTACCACACCTAAGCCCGGACCTAAATGCCCACCACTAGCGGCAACTGTCTCCAGATGTTTCTCGCGAATTTGGCGGGCAATTTGCTTAAGCTGATGAATTGATAGACCGTGTAATTGATTGGGATGTGTGACTTCACTCAAATGCATAGGAAGAAATACCTTTCGAGTGGTTAACCTGGGATCTCGTAGTCTTCTCTCACTCTAATGGAATTCGGGGATCAGATTTGTCGCTTTCTCAACTCAAAGTAGAAAAACTTCACCCAAATGTATCAAATTATTGCGTTTAAGCCTGCTCTACTGGCGCGCCATCAGCTCTGACACAGGAGGTAGGATTGCCAACCATCGTCAACCCTGGTTGAGCTGGCGTAAAGCGATCGCCCCCGCTTGAGGAGACAGCTTGCAAAACCCTCCCGGTTTTCCTGCAATCAGCCACAGCCCATAAAATCAAGGGTGCGATTGATAACGATATTTGCATAGCTGGGCACCTTAAAAAGAAGTGAAACTCAGGAGTCAGGTGAAGCTTTTCCAAAAAAGTAGATATAAGTAGAGAAACGTTATATGCTGCTTATTTGCATTTTTTGTAATTCCAGGCAGAATAGCAGCATAAACATTGCATCACCTTTGAATTGAATCACCTTCTCTTGAAGCTATCACTTGTAGCAAAACCCTTTCATTGAGAATTGGTCTATGACAGACGCACAACGACCGCTTACACCCCCTCCAGCTCCCCGTACTCCCCCTCCGCCTCCTCCAGCTCGGCCGGGGTCTGCGGCTGCCTCTGTCGGCTCAACCCAAATGATGCCACCGCAAACAGTTGCAGCACCCCCCTCAACCAGCGCAGGGGCAAACCCCACCATGCCTGCCGCTGCACCTAAAATGCCGCCTGCCGCACCCCCTCCCCCTGCTGGGCACCGCCCTGCTGCACCGCCACCGATGCAGAGCACCAGCCGCAACAAGCCAAGCCCAGGGCATCCAACGATGGAGCAACTGATCAAGGAGGCTTATGACAAGGGTTTCTCTGACGTTCACGTTGGGGTTGGCGAGGTGCCTCGTTTCCGAAATCGCGGTGAGATCGACATTACAGAATATCCTGTCACAGACCAGTCAACTTTTTTTAGTTGGTTGGAGGAATTGTTGCAGGATGATGAGATCAAACGATTTAAGGAACATTTAGATTTTGACGGTGCGGCTCAGTATGACTTCGCACGGGTGCGGATCAACATCTTTGACACCATGCGAGGACCAGCCATGGTGCTCCGTTTGATTCCCGTTAAGATCTTGACGATGGAGCAGTTAAACCTGCCACCTGTTTTCAAAGATATTTGTCACTATCACAAGGGTTTGATTCTGGTGACGGGTCCAACGGGTTCCGGTAAGTCCACCACGATGGCAGCCATGATTGACTACATCAACAAGGAGATGCCGAAGAACATCATCACCATCGAAGACCCCATCGAATTTGTTCACAAGAGCCAAAAATCGTTGATCAAACAGCGGGAAGTGGGAATGCACACCCTGAAATTTGACAACGCATTGAAGGCATCTTTGCGGGAAGACCCGGATATCATTCTGGTGGGTGAAATGCGGGACCAGGAAACGGTGAACACTGCCCTGAAAGCCGCTCAAACCGGGCACCTTGTGATGGGAACGCTGCACACTAACAGTGCGGTTAAAACCATTGAGCGTATTCTCAACCTGTATCCACCTGACCAACAGGCACCGATGCGGGTGGCGATCGCTGAATCCTTAGTCGCGGTGATTGCTCAAGGTTTGTGTCGGACGACCGATGGTAAACGGGCAGCCTTCCATGACATCATGATCAACACGGATGCGATTCGGGACTATATCCGTAAAGGTGAGATCGACGAGATTGAAGCTATCATTCCTCGATGCACCTTTGATGGGATGTGTACGATGAACCAGTCTCTTTACAAGCTCTATGAGGCAGGACGCATTACGGAAGAGACGGCTCTAGAGATGTCGCCTAAACCGAATGAAATGGCTCAAATTCTCAGAGGTCGTGTTTAATTAGGTTAAACAATAGCCAGGAAGTCGGAGTTCTTAGGACTTTAGATTGAGTAAGTCCACAAATCGTATGGACGGGTTTAGCAGATCCATTTGCACTCTGCAACGGATTGGATGGCAAAACCCGCCCCTGCCAAAGCTCGAACTTATTTAATTTCCATTCCTTAAGGAATTCCGACTCCTCTAACCTCGATTAACAACTTTTGTGGCTGACTCATCTTTACTTAGCCATTCCACAAATATTTTTAAGGGCATTGCGCTGTTTACTCCGGGTGGAGACTTAGTCTATTGCATAGACCCTCACAAGCGCGATCGCTGGCATGTACAATTGTGTGCGACGCTACAAGAGATGTTGGGACTCAGCGAGTTGCCCCATTTTTTGTCGCCTTTTTACGCGGCTACAATCGATCGCTGGCTCAATCCTAAAACTCAACACATTGAAACCTATGCCGAAGCCTCTCCCCTCGTGCTGCGCTATCAAGGGCTGTTGAATGCAGTATTTGGATTAGAGGATGTGATCTGGAAACCGATCCCAGGGTTAGAGGATTTGTGTGACCCGATTGTCATGTCAACCTACCAAACCCAGTTTCCGCAACTATGGGAGACTCATGATTTAGTGGTGCAGCTTGATCAGGCTAAAATCAATTCTGCTCAGGCTCAGTTAAAAAGCTCTCAACTCTCGTGGTCACCGATGCCGCCTGCTCCAACTGCACAGGGCTACGTGTTGCGGCTTTACGTTTCCGGTAATAACACTGCCACAGAGCGAATTCTGCAAAACTTACACCATCTACTGGAGCGATCGCTCAAACATCCCTACACGCTGAAGGTGGTCGATATTTACAAGCACCCTGACCTGGCGGAGAATGACCAAATTGCTGCCACCCCAACGTTGGTCAAGGTCTATCCTCCTCCTGTCAGGCGAATTGTCGGTGATTTAGAGGATGTGGCTA carries:
- a CDS encoding PspA/IM30 family protein: MGLLDRIGRLIRANLNSLVGQAEDPEKILEQTVLDMQDDLIKLRQAVAQAIATQKRTERQAAQAETTAQEWYRRAQLALQKGEETLAREALTRRTTYQQTADTLKSQLEQQNGIVAQMKQNMTKLEGKLAEAKTKKDMYIARARSAKASEKLNEMMGRVGTSGAMAAFERMEEKVLQLEARSEAIAELSADTVEQKFAALESGGDVEAELAAMKAQLSGSSAQGSLPAGRPAKSNPGVDAELEQLRAQLEEK
- the mtnA gene encoding S-methyl-5-thioribose-1-phosphate isomerase produces the protein MTFTNQVYPVVWYEDHVLLIDQTRLPEEYDLVQISRSDDMAEAIKTMIVRGAPAIGVAAAYGMYLGAREIETRDRDQFLVELEAVAKRLKATRPTAVNLFWAIDRMVRTAKQTIGPVEYLQEVLLKTAQLINTEDLQTCQAIGDHGLLALPPEPQQLRILTHCNAGALATAGYGTALGVVRSAWREGRLERVYADETRPRLQGAKLTAWECVQEGIPVTLLTDSMAAHCMQRKMVDVVVVGADRIAANGDTANKIGTYSLALVAKAHNVPFFVAAPLSTIDFNLSDGSQIPIEERDPVEVYQIGDTRICPPEVEFYNPAFDVTPAELITGIITEHGVVKPGELVNFREKQAV
- the dxs gene encoding 1-deoxy-D-xylulose-5-phosphate synthase, coding for MHLSEVTHPNQLHGLSIHQLKQIARQIREKHLETVAASGGHLGPGLGVVELTLGLYQTLDLDRDKVIWDVGHQAYPHKLITGRYNQFHTLRQKDGVAGYLKRCESKFDHFGAGHASTSISAALGMALARDLQGDRFKVVAVIGDGALTGGMALEAINHAGHLPKTNLLVVLNDNEMSISPNVGAIPRYLNKMRLSPPMQFLTDNLEEQFKHLPFVGDSLSPELSRIKEGMKRLAVPKVGAVFEELGFTYMGPVDGHNLEELIATFQQAHQHHGPVLVHVATTKGKGYAIAEQDQVGYHAQSPFNLATGKAIPASKPKPPDYAKVFAHTLVKLAENNPKIVGITAAMATGTGLDKLQAKLPKQYIDVGIAEQHAVTLAAGLACEGMRPVVAIYSTFLQRAYDQIIHDVCIQKLPVFFCLDRAGIVGADGPTHQGMYDIAYLRCIPNMVLMAPKDEAELQRMIVTGINYTDGAIALRYPRGNGQGVPLMEEGWEPLPIGKAEILRQGDDLLMMGYGTMVHPAMQAAEILSEHGIEATVINARFAKPLDTELILPLARQIGRVVTLEEGCVMGGFGSGVAEAILDAGIAASVTRIGVPDILVDHAKPDESMKALGLTGPQIAERLLKQFNPQPQAVAVSD
- a CDS encoding type IV pilus twitching motility protein PilT, producing MTDAQRPLTPPPAPRTPPPPPPARPGSAAASVGSTQMMPPQTVAAPPSTSAGANPTMPAAAPKMPPAAPPPPAGHRPAAPPPMQSTSRNKPSPGHPTMEQLIKEAYDKGFSDVHVGVGEVPRFRNRGEIDITEYPVTDQSTFFSWLEELLQDDEIKRFKEHLDFDGAAQYDFARVRINIFDTMRGPAMVLRLIPVKILTMEQLNLPPVFKDICHYHKGLILVTGPTGSGKSTTMAAMIDYINKEMPKNIITIEDPIEFVHKSQKSLIKQREVGMHTLKFDNALKASLREDPDIILVGEMRDQETVNTALKAAQTGHLVMGTLHTNSAVKTIERILNLYPPDQQAPMRVAIAESLVAVIAQGLCRTTDGKRAAFHDIMINTDAIRDYIRKGEIDEIEAIIPRCTFDGMCTMNQSLYKLYEAGRITEETALEMSPKPNEMAQILRGRV
- a CDS encoding circadian clock KaiB family protein → MADSSLLSHSTNIFKGIALFTPGGDLVYCIDPHKRDRWHVQLCATLQEMLGLSELPHFLSPFYAATIDRWLNPKTQHIETYAEASPLVLRYQGLLNAVFGLEDVIWKPIPGLEDLCDPIVMSTYQTQFPQLWETHDLVVQLDQAKINSAQAQLKSSQLSWSPMPPAPTAQGYVLRLYVSGNNTATERILQNLHHLLERSLKHPYTLKVVDIYKHPDLAENDQIAATPTLVKVYPPPVRRIVGDLEDVAKILQILASPIENF